The following proteins are co-located in the Mycolicibacterium goodii genome:
- a CDS encoding non-ribosomal peptide synthetase yields the protein MEPVDGALPLSRGQLDIWLSQESGLAGAEWQLGLLGKIDGIVDHGLLQQAIRQALQEAEPARATFFEADGQVFQKPLDYSDLDVPLYDVRDADDPEAKAREMAAEIQHTPLPLTGRLVKFALFQTRADQFYLFGLGHHISVDGLGMALVSRRICTIYSSLVTGKPVPEAYFGSLRDLVECETAYEASADYQDDLAYWSENLPPDTGLDQGLAPTSHGKNAYTPSASVPIDPAVVGKIKELSKTLRIRRYSVTTAACALLAQSWSATGDQVALDFPVSRRVTSESKTLPAMLAGVAPLVLDAPPNTTVGEFCKHVDARIRELLAHQRFPVHRLSEGGARQTSNRLAVNFIPSRLTLDFAGAEATASYTNHGPMGHFGLFFIGAGDELFLSTAGAGRPFADFDVADLADHIQQVVRAMAADPDRPLSSIDTVAAVEHTEVEDFGHQAILTEHPDQITILELFDKHLSNAPDAPALTYEGRTMTFGELDEAANRFAHLLSAHGAGPGERVALLSPRTDRAVVAILAVLKTGAAYVPIDPVVPDSRIDFILGDSTPVAAITTTDLRSRLQDHDLTVIDIDDPAIEDQPATPPAGPVPQDMAYIIYTSGTTGTPKGVAVSHHNVTRLMAALESGLPHPGTWPLCHSLAFDASVWEIGNALLRGGRLVVVPESVTASPEDFHDLLVREKVDAFTQTPSAVAMLSPEGLDGTTLVVVGEACPASVVDKWAPGRAMVNGYGPTETTICVTTSAPLQPGAVVPIGYPLPGVGLFVLDAWMRPVPKGVAGELYVAGDGVTYGYIGRSGLTASRFVACPFGEPGQRMYRTGDLVRWCDDGQLEYLGRADEQVKIRGFRIELGEVQAALADLDGVESAAVIAREDRPGDKRLVGYITGTADPADLRSQLGDRLPPYMVPVAVVVLDALPLTPNNKLDTRALPAPEYVNSEKNYRAPSNPVEEVLADIYAQVLGVERVGVDDSFFDLGGDSILSMQVVARARAAGVQCRPRDVFVEQTVARLASVAQVVTGESDASDDGTGSAVPTPIIGWLREVDGAIDQFNQTLVVQAPAGVTDSDVVAVLQALLDRHASLRLRVQDRDGEWSLLVPDAATVDARDCLSVVDALSDDVVLAARAQLNPAAGAMVSALWVRRTSQLVLIIHHLAVDGVSWRILLEDLNIAWAQHHSGQQVQLPAGGTSFVRWSRLLADHAQTAEVIAQADAWREILAKPATLPAVRPETDTLLSAGRLSVTLDPETTRQLLGEVPAAFHAGVQDILLVAFGLAWSEFLNRSGTPITVDVEGHGRHEELAADVDLSRTVGWFTTKYPVALTVAEVPWPQVVAGHAALGPVVKDVKEQLRAVPDGLTYGLLRYLNTDIDLAGAEPTIGFNYLGRLGAGAGELSEELWRLDQDSLALTDVVSAVPMPLAHTVELNAGTMDTVDGPSMQASWTWAPSAFDEDKAARLSRLWFEALAGICAHVQAGGGGLTPSDIAPARLTQREIDQLTAKFEVADVLPLTPLQQGLLFQAGFAEAANAEAAGVPSDDVYAVQLGITLRGNLDPQRLRDAVHTVIRRHPNLAARFVEQFGEPVQVLSVDPEIAWQYVEFGSADAADAGVDERVEQLCAAERSAVCKLAEQPVFRAALIRTADNLHRFVLTIHHIVIDGWSLPVLLQEIFAAYFGQSLPSPAPYRNFVTWLGAQDREAAQAAWGAVLEDFETPTLVAPPAQAGPRGVESFRLSEDTTRTLGELARSQHTTVNTVLQAAWAQLLMWLTGQRDVVFGTAVSGRPVDLPGADSMVGLLINTVPVRARSGAATTVADLLGRLQRDHNDTVDHEHMALNEIHRLTGHDRLFDTLFVYENYPIDANALLGVQDLAVTDFASREYNHYPLSMVATPGHEVVLRVEFDTEIFDAASIEALVDRLRRVLEAMAADPGQRLSAIDLLDAREHERLDEWGNRAALQRRAPALESIPASFAEQVRRVPDAVALSCGDRSWTYRELDEASNRMAHLLAGRGAKPGERVAMLLPRTGEAVVTILAILKTGAAYLPIDPAHPDARIEFVLKDAAPVAAVSSADLRTRLIASGVPVIEVDDPAIGSEASTPLPIPAVDNIAYIIYTSGTTGTPKGVAVTHRNVAQLLDTLGAQLELGQTWTQCHSLAFDYSVWEIWGPLLNGGRLLMVPDAVVRSPEDLHAMLVTEQVSMLSQTPSAFYALQTADALYPERGEQLKLQTVVFGGEALEPHRISGWMHAHPGMPRMINMYGITETTVHASFREIGEADLGNSTSPIGVPLEHLSFFVLDGWLRQVPVGVVGELYVAGEGLACGYISRSDLTSTRFVACPFGAPGARMYRTGDLVRWGADGQLQYVGRADEQVKIRGYRIELGEVHAALAGLDGVEQAAVIAREDRPGDKRLVGYVTGAVDPVKARAALAERIPAYMVPAAVVVMESLPLTVNGKLNTRALPAPEYQDADQYRAPASAVEELLTGIYAQVLGVERVGVDDSFFDLGGDSISSMQVVARARAAGLVCRPRDIFVEQTVARLAQVVTFAEGESGVVDTGVGPVVATPIMRWLYGLDGPIDQFNQTVVLQAPAGVTEPDVVAVLQAVLDHHAMLRLRVADAANWDLAVPDPGSVDARDCLCTVGELTADTLAAVREQLNPAAGSMLTAAWVPQTRQLALMVHHLAVDAVSWRILLEDVNIAWAQHHGGQPVSLPTPGTSFARWSKLLDQHARSADVLATAETWRTLAAAPAALPAPQPETDVYADAGQLSASLDVETTRQLLGDVPAAFHAGVQDILLIAFGLAWSEYLGAERGSIGIDVEGHGRTEELFGDADLSRTVGWFTAKYPVALRIDRNTDGISWEQVVSGDAALGAVIKDAKEQLRSVPDGLTYGLLRYLNPEVDLADSDPTIGFNYLGRLGAGAADLSDDLWRLDQDAVSLTAAAGRVNTPLGHTVELNAGTMDTEAGPQLQATWTWARSALGEDQIHEVSRLWSDALAGICAHVRAGGGGLTPSDVAPARLSQQQIDDLTTQFDMVDVLPLTPLQHGLLFHTGLSQDSEDLYAVQLDISVSGRLDVERMREAVQTVIRRRPNVVAHFYEDFGEPVQILPANPELAWQYVDLSGRPDIDAQIEQISAAERSAVCRLGDQPPFRAAVLRTGEDTYRLVLTNHHIVLDGWSKPILLQEIFVSYFGQRLPAPVPYRRFVSWLAEQDNDAARAAWRGVFNGFETPTLVGTPGLALGRRAVESFQVSAETTQALGELARSCHTTVSTVLQGAWAQVLMWLTGQPDVAFGTAVSGRPTDVPGADSMVGLLINTVPVRATITPETTVASLMSQLQGAYTDTLDHQHLALNEIHRATGHDQLFDTVFVYENYPIDTAALLGVQELSITDFTNREYNHYPLSVQAVPGHELGLRVEYDTNVFDRQRIKRLVNRLQRVLVAMTADTREKS from the coding sequence ATGGAACCTGTCGACGGGGCTCTACCGCTGTCGCGCGGGCAGTTGGATATCTGGCTTTCGCAGGAAAGCGGACTTGCCGGCGCCGAGTGGCAGCTCGGCCTTCTGGGCAAGATCGACGGCATCGTCGATCACGGATTGCTGCAACAGGCGATCCGTCAAGCGCTCCAGGAGGCCGAACCGGCGCGCGCCACCTTCTTCGAAGCCGACGGCCAGGTCTTCCAGAAGCCGCTCGACTACTCGGATCTCGACGTACCGCTGTACGACGTCCGGGACGCCGACGATCCCGAGGCGAAGGCCAGGGAGATGGCGGCGGAGATCCAGCACACGCCTCTGCCGCTGACCGGTCGGCTGGTGAAGTTCGCGTTGTTCCAGACGCGCGCTGACCAGTTCTACCTGTTCGGCCTGGGGCACCACATATCTGTCGACGGGCTCGGCATGGCCCTGGTCAGCCGCCGTATCTGCACCATCTACTCGTCGCTGGTGACCGGTAAACCGGTGCCCGAGGCATACTTTGGTTCGCTGCGGGATCTCGTCGAATGCGAGACGGCCTACGAGGCCTCGGCGGACTACCAGGACGACCTGGCCTACTGGAGCGAAAACCTGCCTCCGGACACCGGTCTGGACCAGGGTCTGGCACCCACCTCGCACGGGAAGAACGCATATACGCCCTCGGCGTCGGTGCCCATCGATCCGGCTGTGGTCGGCAAGATCAAAGAGCTGTCGAAAACCCTTCGGATCAGGCGCTATTCCGTCACCACCGCGGCCTGCGCGCTGTTGGCGCAATCCTGGTCGGCGACGGGTGACCAGGTGGCGCTCGACTTCCCGGTCAGTCGGCGGGTGACATCGGAGTCGAAGACGCTGCCCGCCATGCTCGCCGGTGTTGCCCCGTTGGTGCTCGACGCGCCGCCGAACACCACCGTCGGCGAGTTCTGCAAGCACGTCGACGCCCGGATCAGGGAACTGCTTGCGCATCAGCGCTTCCCGGTACACCGACTGAGTGAGGGCGGCGCGCGCCAGACATCGAACCGGTTGGCGGTCAACTTCATTCCGTCCCGGCTCACCCTGGATTTCGCCGGTGCCGAAGCGACCGCGTCCTACACCAACCACGGCCCCATGGGCCATTTCGGGCTCTTCTTCATCGGTGCCGGTGACGAACTGTTCCTGAGTACCGCCGGTGCGGGCCGGCCGTTCGCGGACTTCGATGTGGCCGACCTCGCCGACCACATCCAGCAGGTCGTGCGGGCGATGGCGGCCGATCCGGACCGCCCGCTGTCCTCGATCGACACCGTCGCGGCGGTCGAGCACACCGAGGTCGAGGACTTCGGCCACCAGGCAATCCTCACCGAACACCCGGACCAGATCACCATCCTCGAGCTGTTCGACAAGCACTTGTCGAACGCACCCGACGCGCCTGCGCTGACCTATGAGGGCCGGACGATGACGTTCGGCGAACTCGACGAGGCCGCCAACCGGTTCGCGCATCTGCTCAGCGCCCACGGCGCCGGTCCCGGTGAGCGCGTGGCACTTCTGTCGCCGCGTACCGACCGCGCGGTGGTCGCGATCCTGGCCGTGCTCAAGACCGGTGCGGCCTACGTGCCGATCGACCCGGTGGTGCCTGACTCGCGCATCGACTTCATTCTCGGCGATTCCACCCCCGTCGCGGCGATCACCACGACGGATCTGCGGTCGCGGCTGCAGGATCACGACCTCACGGTCATCGACATCGACGATCCGGCCATCGAAGATCAGCCGGCCACACCGCCTGCGGGACCGGTGCCCCAGGACATGGCGTACATCATCTACACCTCGGGCACGACCGGAACGCCCAAGGGCGTGGCGGTGAGCCATCACAATGTGACCCGCCTGATGGCGGCACTGGAGTCCGGGCTTCCGCATCCGGGCACCTGGCCCCTGTGCCACTCGCTGGCCTTCGACGCGTCGGTGTGGGAGATCGGCAACGCCCTGCTTCGCGGCGGGCGACTCGTCGTGGTTCCCGAGTCGGTGACGGCCTCGCCAGAGGACTTCCACGATCTGCTGGTCCGCGAGAAGGTGGACGCGTTCACCCAGACCCCGTCCGCGGTGGCGATGCTGTCCCCCGAGGGGCTCGACGGCACCACCCTGGTCGTCGTCGGCGAGGCATGCCCGGCGTCCGTGGTGGACAAATGGGCCCCTGGACGCGCGATGGTCAACGGTTACGGCCCCACCGAAACCACGATCTGCGTGACCACCAGCGCACCCCTGCAGCCGGGCGCTGTCGTGCCGATCGGTTATCCGCTGCCGGGAGTCGGGTTGTTCGTCCTCGACGCCTGGATGCGCCCGGTGCCCAAGGGGGTCGCCGGCGAGCTGTACGTCGCAGGTGACGGCGTCACGTACGGGTACATCGGGCGCTCGGGCCTCACGGCGTCGCGCTTCGTCGCGTGCCCCTTCGGTGAGCCGGGTCAGCGCATGTACCGCACCGGTGACCTGGTGCGGTGGTGCGACGACGGTCAGCTGGAATACCTGGGCCGTGCCGACGAGCAGGTCAAGATCCGCGGCTTCCGCATCGAACTCGGCGAGGTGCAGGCCGCCCTTGCGGACCTCGACGGCGTCGAGAGCGCCGCGGTGATCGCGCGCGAGGACCGGCCGGGAGACAAACGCCTGGTCGGTTACATCACCGGGACCGCGGATCCCGCGGATCTGCGTTCCCAGCTGGGCGATCGCCTGCCGCCGTACATGGTGCCGGTCGCCGTCGTGGTGCTGGACGCCCTTCCGTTGACGCCGAACAACAAGCTCGACACGCGCGCTCTGCCCGCCCCCGAGTACGTGAACTCGGAAAAGAACTACCGTGCCCCGTCCAACCCGGTCGAGGAGGTCCTCGCCGACATCTACGCGCAGGTGCTCGGGGTCGAACGGGTCGGTGTGGACGACTCGTTCTTCGATCTCGGCGGCGACAGCATCCTGTCGATGCAGGTGGTGGCGCGGGCCCGCGCCGCGGGTGTCCAGTGCAGACCCCGGGACGTCTTCGTCGAGCAGACCGTCGCGCGGCTGGCTTCGGTGGCGCAGGTCGTCACCGGGGAGAGCGATGCCTCCGACGACGGAACCGGCTCCGCCGTGCCCACCCCGATCATCGGGTGGCTGCGCGAGGTCGACGGTGCGATCGACCAGTTCAACCAGACGCTCGTGGTGCAGGCCCCGGCCGGCGTCACCGATTCCGACGTGGTCGCGGTGCTGCAGGCGCTGCTCGATCGGCACGCCTCGCTGCGGCTGCGGGTGCAGGACCGCGACGGCGAATGGTCACTGCTGGTGCCCGATGCGGCGACGGTCGACGCGCGTGACTGCCTCAGCGTGGTCGACGCGCTCAGCGACGACGTGGTGCTGGCCGCGCGTGCGCAGCTGAACCCGGCCGCCGGGGCGATGGTCAGCGCGCTGTGGGTGCGCCGGACCAGCCAGCTGGTGCTCATCATCCACCACCTCGCGGTCGACGGCGTGTCATGGCGAATTCTGTTGGAGGACCTCAACATCGCCTGGGCGCAGCACCACAGCGGTCAGCAGGTCCAGCTCCCCGCCGGCGGCACGTCGTTCGTCCGGTGGTCCAGGCTGCTGGCCGATCACGCGCAGACCGCCGAGGTGATCGCGCAGGCCGACGCCTGGCGAGAGATCCTGGCCAAGCCCGCGACGCTGCCCGCGGTGCGACCGGAAACCGACACCCTCCTCAGCGCGGGACGTCTCTCGGTGACGTTGGATCCCGAGACCACGCGTCAGTTGCTCGGTGAGGTGCCCGCGGCGTTCCACGCCGGTGTCCAGGACATCCTGCTGGTCGCATTCGGCCTGGCCTGGTCGGAGTTCCTGAACCGCTCGGGCACCCCGATCACGGTCGACGTCGAGGGCCACGGGCGGCACGAGGAACTCGCCGCCGACGTCGACCTGTCCCGCACGGTCGGCTGGTTCACCACCAAGTACCCGGTGGCGTTGACCGTGGCCGAGGTGCCGTGGCCGCAGGTGGTCGCCGGTCACGCCGCGCTCGGCCCTGTGGTCAAGGACGTCAAGGAACAGCTCCGCGCGGTGCCGGACGGCCTGACCTACGGCCTGCTGCGCTACCTGAACACCGACATCGACCTCGCCGGCGCCGAGCCGACGATCGGTTTCAACTATCTGGGACGGCTGGGCGCCGGGGCCGGTGAACTCTCCGAGGAACTGTGGCGGCTCGATCAGGACAGCCTGGCCCTGACCGACGTGGTGTCGGCGGTGCCGATGCCGCTGGCCCACACCGTCGAGCTCAACGCGGGCACCATGGACACCGTCGACGGTCCGAGCATGCAGGCCAGTTGGACGTGGGCGCCGTCGGCGTTCGACGAGGACAAGGCGGCCCGGCTGAGCCGGCTGTGGTTCGAGGCGCTGGCCGGGATCTGCGCCCATGTGCAGGCAGGCGGCGGTGGCCTCACCCCGTCGGATATCGCGCCCGCGCGGCTGACCCAGCGCGAGATCGACCAGCTGACAGCGAAATTCGAGGTCGCCGACGTACTTCCTCTCACCCCGCTGCAGCAGGGCCTGTTGTTCCAGGCCGGCTTCGCCGAGGCCGCGAACGCCGAAGCCGCGGGCGTACCGAGCGACGACGTCTACGCGGTGCAACTGGGTATCACGCTGCGCGGCAACCTCGACCCGCAGCGGTTGCGTGACGCCGTGCACACCGTGATCCGCCGTCACCCAAACCTCGCCGCCCGGTTCGTCGAACAGTTCGGCGAGCCGGTGCAGGTGCTGTCGGTCGATCCCGAGATCGCCTGGCAGTACGTCGAATTCGGTTCCGCTGACGCCGCCGACGCCGGGGTGGACGAGCGCGTCGAACAGCTCTGTGCCGCAGAACGTTCGGCGGTGTGCAAGCTCGCCGAGCAGCCGGTGTTCCGCGCCGCGCTGATCCGGACCGCCGACAACCTGCACCGGTTCGTGCTGACGATCCACCACATCGTCATCGACGGGTGGTCCCTGCCGGTGCTCCTGCAGGAGATCTTCGCGGCCTACTTCGGTCAGTCGCTGCCCTCGCCCGCGCCGTACCGCAACTTCGTCACGTGGCTGGGCGCACAGGACCGCGAGGCCGCGCAGGCCGCGTGGGGAGCGGTCCTCGAAGACTTCGAGACACCCACCCTCGTCGCTCCGCCCGCACAGGCGGGGCCGCGCGGCGTCGAATCCTTCCGGCTGTCCGAGGACACCACCCGCACCCTCGGCGAGCTCGCCCGCTCCCAGCACACGACGGTCAACACCGTGCTGCAGGCCGCGTGGGCGCAGCTGCTGATGTGGCTCACCGGGCAGCGCGACGTCGTGTTCGGCACCGCGGTCTCGGGCAGGCCGGTGGATCTGCCCGGTGCCGATTCCATGGTCGGTCTGCTGATCAACACCGTGCCGGTGCGCGCGAGAAGCGGTGCGGCCACCACCGTTGCCGATCTGCTGGGCCGGCTGCAGCGCGACCACAACGACACGGTGGACCACGAGCACATGGCGCTCAACGAGATTCACCGTCTCACCGGCCACGACCGGCTGTTCGACACGCTGTTCGTCTACGAGAACTACCCGATCGATGCCAACGCGCTGCTGGGCGTGCAGGATCTCGCGGTCACCGACTTCGCGAGCCGCGAGTACAACCACTATCCGCTGTCGATGGTCGCCACCCCGGGCCACGAGGTGGTGCTGCGCGTCGAATTCGACACGGAGATCTTCGATGCGGCAAGCATCGAGGCACTCGTCGACCGGTTGCGGCGGGTCCTCGAGGCGATGGCCGCCGACCCGGGTCAGCGGTTGTCGGCGATCGACCTGCTCGACGCGCGGGAGCACGAGCGGCTCGACGAGTGGGGCAACCGGGCGGCGCTGCAGCGCCGGGCGCCTGCGCTCGAATCGATTCCGGCGTCGTTCGCCGAACAGGTGCGGCGCGTCCCCGACGCGGTGGCACTGAGCTGCGGCGACCGGTCGTGGACCTACCGCGAACTCGACGAGGCATCCAACCGGATGGCTCATCTGCTCGCGGGGCGTGGCGCCAAACCCGGTGAGCGGGTGGCGATGTTGCTGCCGCGCACCGGGGAGGCCGTCGTCACCATCCTGGCGATTCTCAAGACCGGGGCGGCCTACCTGCCGATCGATCCGGCGCATCCCGATGCCCGTATCGAGTTCGTGCTCAAGGATGCGGCGCCGGTCGCGGCCGTCTCGTCGGCCGATCTGCGCACCCGGCTCATCGCGTCCGGGGTGCCGGTGATCGAGGTCGACGATCCGGCCATCGGTTCCGAGGCGAGCACGCCGCTGCCGATCCCGGCCGTCGACAACATCGCCTACATCATCTACACCTCGGGCACCACGGGCACACCGAAAGGTGTTGCGGTCACGCACCGCAACGTCGCGCAGTTGCTCGACACGCTCGGTGCCCAGCTGGAGCTCGGGCAGACATGGACGCAGTGCCACTCGCTGGCCTTCGACTACTCGGTGTGGGAGATCTGGGGCCCGCTGCTCAACGGCGGTCGCCTGCTGATGGTGCCGGACGCGGTCGTCCGCTCGCCGGAGGACCTGCACGCGATGCTCGTCACCGAACAGGTGAGCATGCTCAGCCAGACCCCGTCGGCGTTCTACGCGCTGCAGACCGCCGATGCGCTGTATCCCGAGCGGGGTGAACAGCTCAAGCTGCAGACCGTGGTGTTCGGCGGTGAAGCGCTTGAGCCGCACCGGATTTCGGGGTGGATGCACGCTCATCCGGGCATGCCTCGAATGATCAACATGTACGGCATCACCGAAACCACGGTGCACGCCTCATTCCGCGAGATCGGCGAGGCGGACCTGGGGAACAGCACCAGCCCCATCGGCGTGCCGCTGGAACATCTGTCGTTCTTCGTGCTGGACGGCTGGTTGCGCCAGGTGCCGGTGGGCGTGGTCGGCGAGTTGTACGTGGCCGGAGAAGGTTTGGCGTGCGGGTACATCAGTCGGTCCGATCTGACGTCGACGCGGTTCGTCGCATGTCCGTTCGGCGCGCCGGGTGCGCGGATGTACCGCACCGGTGACCTGGTGCGGTGGGGTGCCGACGGCCAACTGCAGTACGTCGGACGCGCCGACGAGCAGGTCAAGATCCGTGGGTACCGCATCGAACTCGGTGAGGTGCACGCGGCGCTGGCCGGACTCGACGGTGTCGAGCAGGCCGCGGTGATCGCGCGCGAGGACCGCCCCGGCGACAAGCGGTTGGTGGGCTACGTGACCGGCGCCGTTGACCCGGTCAAGGCCAGGGCCGCGCTGGCCGAGCGGATCCCCGCGTACATGGTGCCCGCGGCCGTCGTGGTGATGGAGTCGCTGCCGTTGACGGTCAACGGCAAGCTCAACACGCGTGCCCTGCCTGCCCCCGAATACCAGGACGCCGACCAGTACCGAGCCCCGGCGAGCGCCGTGGAGGAACTGCTCACCGGCATCTACGCGCAGGTCCTCGGTGTCGAGCGGGTCGGTGTCGACGACTCGTTCTTCGATCTCGGCGGCGACAGCATCTCCTCGATGCAGGTGGTGGCGCGGGCCCGCGCCGCAGGTCTGGTGTGCCGCCCGCGGGACATCTTCGTCGAGCAGACCGTTGCCCGGCTGGCGCAGGTCGTCACCTTCGCCGAAGGTGAGTCCGGCGTGGTCGACACCGGCGTCGGACCTGTGGTGGCAACGCCGATCATGCGCTGGCTCTACGGCCTCGACGGTCCGATCGACCAGTTCAACCAGACCGTGGTGCTGCAGGCCCCGGCCGGGGTGACCGAGCCGGATGTCGTCGCGGTGCTCCAGGCGGTGCTGGACCACCACGCGATGCTGCGGCTGCGGGTCGCAGACGCCGCGAACTGGGATCTGGCGGTGCCGGACCCCGGTTCGGTCGATGCGCGGGACTGCCTGTGCACCGTCGGTGAATTGACCGCCGACACGCTGGCGGCCGTGCGCGAACAGCTCAACCCGGCGGCCGGGTCGATGCTCACCGCGGCCTGGGTTCCCCAGACGCGCCAGCTCGCACTGATGGTCCATCACCTCGCCGTCGATGCGGTGTCGTGGCGGATTCTGTTGGAAGACGTCAACATCGCCTGGGCGCAGCATCACGGCGGACAGCCCGTTTCGTTGCCCACCCCCGGCACGTCGTTCGCCAGGTGGTCGAAGTTGCTGGACCAGCACGCGCGTTCGGCCGACGTGCTCGCCACCGCCGAGACATGGCGCACGCTCGCCGCAGCCCCGGCCGCGCTGCCCGCGCCGCAACCGGAAACCGACGTCTACGCCGATGCCGGCCAGCTGTCGGCCTCACTCGACGTCGAGACCACGCGCCAACTGCTCGGTGATGTGCCCGCGGCGTTCCACGCCGGGGTGCAGGACATCCTGCTGATCGCGTTCGGGCTGGCCTGGAGTGAATACCTGGGCGCCGAGCGGGGATCGATCGGAATCGACGTGGAAGGCCACGGCCGTACCGAGGAACTGTTCGGTGACGCCGACCTGTCCCGCACCGTGGGCTGGTTCACCGCCAAGTACCCGGTGGCACTGAGAATCGACCGGAACACCGACGGGATCAGCTGGGAGCAGGTCGTTTCCGGTGACGCCGCACTCGGCGCGGTGATCAAGGACGCCAAGGAGCAGCTGCGCAGCGTTCCCGACGGCCTCACCTACGGGCTGTTGCGCTATCTGAATCCCGAAGTCGACCTTGCGGATTCGGATCCGACGATCGGGTTCAACTACCTGGGAAGGCTCGGGGCGGGCGCGGCGGATCTCTCCGATGACCTGTGGCGGCTCGACCAGGACGCGGTGTCGCTGACCGCCGCCGCCGGCCGGGTGAACACGCCGCTCGGACACACCGTCGAACTCAACGCGGGCACGATGGACACCGAGGCCGGACCGCAACTGCAGGCCACCTGGACCTGGGCCCGGTCGGCACTCGGCGAGGACCAGATTCACGAGGTCAGCAGGTTGTGGTCGGACGCGCTGGCCGGGATCTGCGCGCACGTACGCGCGGGCGGCGGCGGACTGACGCCGTCCGACGTCGCGCCCGCCCGGCTGAGCCAGCAGCAGATCGACGATCTCACAACGCAATTCGACATGGTCGACGTGCTGCCGCTCACCCCGCTGCAGCACGGCTTGTTGTTCCACACCGGACTGTCGCAGGACAGCGAGGATCTGTACGCGGTGCAGCTCGACATCTCGGTGTCCGGCCGACTCGACGTGGAACGGATGCGCGAGGCCGTGCAGACCGTGATCAGGCGACGCCCCAACGTGGTCGCCCACTTCTACGAGGACTTCGGCGAACCGGTGCAGATCCTGCCCGCGAACCCCGAGCTCGCGTGGCAGTACGTCGACCTGAGCGGTCGCCCCGACATCGACGCGCAGATCGAGCAGATCTCGGCGGCCGAGCGGTCCGCGGTGTGCCGGCTCGGTGACCAGCCGCCGTTCCGCGCCGCTGTGCTGCGGACCGGCGAAGACACCTACCGATTGGTGCTGACCAACCACCACATCGTGCTCGACGGCTGGTCGAAACCGATTCTGCTGCAAGAGATCTTTGTCAGCTACTTCGGTCAGCGGCTACCCGCGCCGGTGCCGTACCGGCGGTTCGTCTCATGGCTGGCCGAGCAGGACAACGACGCGGCGCGCGCGGCGTGGCGCGGCGTGTTCAACGGTTTCGAGACCCCGACGCTGGTTGGCACACCGGGTCTTGCCCTTGGACGCCGCGCGGTCGAGTCCTTCCAGGTCTCGGCCGAGACCACGCAGGCGCTCGGCGAACTGGCCCGGTCCTGCCACACGACCGTGAGCACGGTGTTGCAGGGGGCATGGGCCCAGGTGCTCATGTGGCTGACCGGACAACCCGATGTGGCCTTCGGTACCGCGGTCTCCGGCCGCCCGACGGATGTGCCTGGCGCGGATTCGATGGTGGGCCTGCTGATCAACACCGTCCCGGTGCGCGCCACGATCACACCGGAAACGACTGTCGCGAGCCTGATGAGTCAACTCCAGGGCGCCTACACCGACACGCTGGACCATCAGCACCTGGCGCTCAACGAGATTCACCGGGCCACGGGACATGATCAACTGTTCGACACAGTATTTGTCTACGAAAACTATCCGATCGACACAGCAGCGTTGCTGGGCGTTCAAGAGTTGTCCATCACGGATTTCACCAACCGCGAGTACAACCACTACCCACTTTCTGTGCAAGCCGTGCCCGGCCACGAGCTGGGTTTACGCGTCGAATACGACACGAACGTCTTCGATCGGCAACGCATCAAGAGGTTGGTGAACCGGTTGCAGCGGGTATTGGTGGCCATGACCGCGGATACGAGGGAGAAGTCATGA